The genomic interval TGCAAGTGATGGATGAGAAGAGAGCTTTATAAGACTAgaaagattctattttttttttttttttttttttttttatcggtaaacaaaatttttatttaaaaaaaaattataaccagAAAGATTAGATATACAGAGAAATTTGAACCACCTAGGTCATGGGAATAAACGAAATTAAGAATAAATGATTACATGGTTAAAAGATAACGTTTCTACTTACCCAAAAAAATGACAGTTTCTCAATGTGTATTAGGGACTTCAGATTAAATCCCACTGATACAGGGATGGGAGATTTATTAAGGGATAAAAGAGGGATCCCATACCCAGGCCCCTCCACCTGGTTGCGTAGCTCAGTCATTAAACCCAAAAAACAGCATGGGGGGAATTCTTTTATTACCCTTAAATGCTTCATCACGACAATTGTAAGTAGTGCAATCAAAGTACACTGCAATCAGTCCAACTTGATGCATAACATTTCTAAATAAGAATAAAGAAAGTACATTGTGACAAAGCTGATACTGTCGTGGACCCAACAGTCAAACTTACAAATAGAATCACTTGATGATTAAACATGAATATGAAGTAACTCGTAGatttatgtaattaacatgTATGGGACCAACTGCTGAATAAAACGCCAACAAACAAACAGGCTTATCCATGTGTATATTCAGACCAAAATGGTGTGTTCTGAAATAAAGagttgtgttatttaaaaaTCTGCCAGAAACcaagttcaaaaaatattagGAAAAATACCTTAGAGGTGCCAGTCACAAACTGCAAGAGACGAGCCTTATCCTCCTTGCTGAAACCCTGAACAACTTCCCAAAACCACTGAATAACAGGAGATGCAGGACTGTACCCAGAATACTCAGTATTCGCCCTCATATCATCCACTGAAAGACGGGTACAAAGACATTCTGTCAGAGGTGAattattttgtactttttaCAGTCTTTAACGGGGGAAGAATGACGGAATGCCTCTCTATAAGGAGGCAAAGTGAATAAACTATTTTGAAGGAAACTTACAATCAATATCAGGAAGCCCACTAATCAGTAATTCAAGTTCCTTGTCATTGAAGATAGAAATTAATTCCCTGGTAATTAATTCATTGAATCCTTCCAAAAAGGCATTTATTTGAGGACGAATAGCAGTTGTTAACCGGTGCTCAGCAACTAGATCAACATACTGGTGTTTATTCTCCCCGGTAACCTTAATATTCCGTCCACCAGGAATGAGTTCATAGTCGGTCACCTGCATTAGATCCATGACATGTAAATATAAACACTAACATCTTTCCCCAGAGAAAATGAAGTTCTTAAAGGAGTACGGAAAAATCATTACTTCTGTCCTCTCATACAATATCAGCTTCTCCTCATCGGCATCAATGCTAAACGTAAGATCCAGAACATCACTTATATCATTCTGCAAACGCCAGCAAGAAACAAAGTAAAACAAATTGTCACTTCCCAAACATGGAGGGAAACtccacacacgcacacacacacacggttGTATGTAGCCTACCTCAAGCATCCATTTAAGGTTTTTAAAGTAATCTGGATCAATGGCTTCAATGTCATGATAAGTAACTTTCACCCCCAATATATGCTTGTAGAATGATCGAGTGAAATGGACATCCAAGAGTTGCCCATCAAGAAGTGCTTTCCCAACCTGAAAAGATGAGGAATAAGTCGGAAACATACAAACAACTCTCAATGGGATAAGAGCAACTTTAAACCAttctttttttacaagtaatagAGCAACTTTAAAACATACTCACCACTCGCCCAACAAATTTGAAATATGACAGATGTTCTGTTTGATACACAGAGTTAGGGTTTGGTTGAAATGTCGACTCATTACCCACAGTTGTAAAAAGTAATGCCCCCTTATCAAAGATAACCCTGGATAGCGATTGATACCACTCCCTTGTAAGTCCACCTGCATCAATACCTTCCTCTCCTTGAAAGTGAACTGTCAACCTCCCTTTCAAATCTTGAGCAGATCTCATACGCAGCTGGTTAAATGAATCTTCAAGAATGTAAGCTCTTCTTACAGAAATTCTTAAAGGACTCTGATGATGGTCAGGTTGATGCTTTATTTTTGATCTGAAGTGAGCACGCTTATTGTCAAAGTCAATAAATCTAGGAACCTTTAGCATGAGGGAGAAGGACTTCTCAAGTAACCCAGGGTTTTGCCTGATGAAAGCATTTAGCAGCTTCCTATGCTTCTCCGAGAACTTCACAAAAGCAAGGTGTTTTTCATCAACTTTCGAAGTATGCCCTGAGGTTTTCTGCTGGCCAGCATAAGTGGTTGCATCTTCGACCTCTGAAACTACAGCAATACTAAATTCATCATTAGACCCTGGCTGCATAGGATGTAATTTCTCACACACCACAAAGAAAGATTCTATATATGGCAAGATGTTCTGAGAGCCTGCAGGGAGTGGAGTCACTGCACCAGAGGGTTTAGAGGCTGACATTTTAGATGAAGTCAACAAATCAGGTGCCGAGTCTGAATAAGTCTCTATTTTGCTTATGCAAGTGCTCAGATCCAGCCACAGAGGCTCCAAAGCTGCATTTATGTCTTGCAACTGAGAAAGAGCGGCTGTATATTCCTTTTCGGGAATAATTTGTAGATCATCCTCTTTCTCACTCACTGAAGCAACAAGAGAGCTTAATGCCTGCAGAACCCTTAATATTGCAGCTCCACCAGAGGATGTTGTGCTGAGGAGTGCTTCCACAGCTTCACCAAACATGTGTAACTCATCTACAGCAGATGAAGTCAAGTTTTGAATGGCCCCAGCTAGCTCAGTAGCAAACAGATGACAATGAGTTGGAGCATTTGCCACCAACTTCTTCATTACCTCCGCCACTAGAGTATATGCATTGTCTGACAGTCTGGGTGTATCATGTAATTTGTTAAGCCAAATGTACAAGGTCAAAATCACATCCACTCTCAACGAGGAATTCAAACCAAATGTCTAATGCAGGCTGTCACAATGAACTTAATAGAAACTACGGTACGGGCATCAGAGAATTATGCGTTGATCATGCATTGATTGTTGGATGAATAAGCAAGGAACATGACCGCTATAAAAGTCTGGACACAGAATGAGTGATGTGTGACCCAAACCAAATACGTAACAGAAGCTTTCCAACAAAAATGTAATTGCtcaaatatatagatgaatgttttttcttataagtaataagaagttttattaatataaatatatagatgaatgTATGGAACTGGAAACAGAATGGACAATACTAAAAAATGAACAGAAATCCAGCGATACAGCTTTTGGTATTCAAAGGTATAACAATTCATACGATATAATACCACAGAAAATGCAATTTAATAGGCCAAAAGCAGCATCATACCCCTCTCGTGCAAGCAATGAGCATAGAAGTCGGAGTTCTGCTTGTGGTAGGTTAAGCAATACAGCTTGCGGATCAAATTCCTTGCGCACACCAGTGGTGCTGAGCTTGGAGATATCAATGTCCTTGGACGATGCTGCAACATCTGAAGAAATTTGACCAGATTCTCTACTTATCCCAACATCAGACGTTACACTTTCTGAACCAGATGGTTGCTCAGATGCAGATGCCCGAGATTTGTCAGATACTGATTTACTTTCAGCATTATTAATGATGACCTCCAATAAGTtaagaagctgaaaaagaagCAGACAGTAAAGCCTAATGAACACATCTAAATTAACAATTGTAAGAAAGCCAAATAAAACTTCATGCAAAGCATCACCTGTTCAAGATGGGCTACACTCCTCAAATAAAGGGGTTGATTTAAGAGGTTCAAAAGCAACGAAATCGATATATATCCTTTCCAATGATCACTCCTATCCATTCCATCATCTTCAACAACCATCACGGCTTTACCCCGTGCCCGATCAGTATTTTCTGTCTCCAGTACAGCAGGCTGAGGCAACCTAAACTGAAGCAAAATCTTCGCCACTGATGGGTGATTACGAGCCAAATAAGTAAGAGTTTCAAGAATACGCCGAGACACCAAGGGAGGAACACCTATAAGGACAAAAAGTTCATAAGAAGCTGAACACAAGTTGCATGCTACTGCCACATGTCAAAACCACTAACAacataagaaatgatatttttttttaatgcataaatcctTGATACTACAGAAAAGTCTTTTGAACATCaagtaaaaatatatcaagCATACAAAccgaaaaaaatgaaaatacaaaataaatttaatttctttcatgCTCCTTTACTGTCTATTTGAATGATAAACAAAGATTTAAACTCTCTCATGGCAAAACTCAAACTGGGAAATAAACTTGGATAAAACATCAGATATACCACCCTATTCAACACTGGGTGACCAGGGCAACCTTTGAAGCACCAGGTGCTCTTATCACATATATTTCCTCAACAGAAAATCCAAGACCATGTTCCACCCATTCTTGAAAACAGCTTGACTCTAGTAATTATAGGAAGGGCAACCAAAACTTACCCATCAAAGGAGTAGTAGATTAAATAAGGGGTCTTACCATCGAAAGACTGAGGACGTGAATACATCACATTACTCTGACAAGCATAAAGCCGATAAGAAGGCTCACCAGCACTCAAGTTGTTAATATGCTTTCTTGTATCAAGCATTAACATGTCCATGAGAATCTTCACCATAGAACTTCTGGTTTCATGATGAGCACATAAATTCAGAAGCAGCCTCTGCAGCTGACCTTTGTACAGTGGCTGCAATATTTATGTCCATAAATGCATAGTTCATAACGAATACACATAAAGGACATATctaaatacttataaaaaagggCATATCTAAATAACCAAGATTATACCTGCACTACACGAAGCAACCTAATCATGGCATGCAGAGCATCTGTATCAACTAAAGGAGCTCCATCAGCTTCAACTAGCTTAGCTCCAATTGACCTACGGACAATGCTTCCCCCGGCTCTTTCCAGGCTGGACCCTATACCTTCACCTCTTCTTGGAGTTTCACCTCTGCGATTCCTAGAGTACATACCAAAAAGGGTGCGGCTGTAACTGTGTGCAAATCTTTCACGCAATATGTTTGCCTCCGCAACAAGGTCTGGCGTCAGATTTGCAAGGATAGCATCAGACGAAGTTAAGAGAACCTGATAATAAAATACAGACAAAAAATTGAAGAGGCTCATTTCAATTCTACATTTGGTTTTACGAGTACTGAATAAAGGACACTCCAAAAACCAATGTACCTCTTCTCGCAAATCTGAAGGAAAAGTTGCAATTATTGAGACAGTGTCCATTTCAACAGGTTGACCTTCCAGTTCCTGAGATTGATGTAGCCTTTGTGCTTGCTGCTGTGCCAGAACTTCTGCTCGTATGTCAGGGGGAAGGGCTGCAAGAAATTCTGGATCAATATCTCCTGAATTTTGTGGTTCAGCATTTGAGGGCGGAGCCGCTTGACCCTGTTGAGCTGAAAGAACCTCAGCACGCAGCTCCTCTGGAAGAGCATCCAGGAATGCAGAATCAATTGCTCCAGGACCAGCATCACTGTTGAGTTGCTGCTCTGCTGCCGGACCATCCTGATCCGCTTCTCGGCTGGAACCTTCTGAAACTTCAGTCACACTATGAAGGGACACATCTCTTCCATCAACAGGTGTAGAATTCACAAAAGAGACATTTGTCCTTCTAGAGCGAGCTGCCTGTGGATCACCCAATGGCATTCTATCTGCAGAAGCTTGCCTTTCTCCACCATCATCATGGCCATCAGCACTTCCAATTTCGACGTCAAGGCTTCGAAGGCTCTCACCCAAGGTCGCCCCACTTCCACTGCTTGCTTGGCTCACAGCTTCAACATCCCGTACAGCTGCATCATTGTTTTCAAACTGCATTTCAACAGATTGCAATTGCGAGCTGGATGCATCAGTTCCATGTAGAGGTTCACTTGCGGCAGGCCTCAGATCAGCATTGCCAGAGCTATcattttcaagagttgaaggtGGCATGCTACTACTTTcattgttttcaaaagaaatgtcGGTCCTTGCACCTGCTTCTGTTTCCTGCAACAGGCTAACTTCATCTTTGCTTTTAGGATCCTGTGCCATTGTGTTCTGGTCAGAAGGCTGCTCAAGGGCTGGTCGTCTCAACTGGGAAACAAGCAGCTCTTCAAGGCCATGTGGCACTAAACCTACATTTGATCCACCACTTTGCTGGTTATCATCCACCCACAAGTTCAAACGGTGTCCATGGCGCCCATTCCTCAGGGAACGGAAAATAGAATCCAAGCGTGATGAGGTGCTCTCCAAGTTCCTATCTGGAAAGACCATGTCACGTGCATTCTCTGCAGCAGTGTGTTCCAGCATCAGAGACCAAGAATGCCAAATATTTAACCTAGAGGAAATAATTAAGCTAAAATACAGGTAACAACAGAAATTGCAGTAAGAATTCAACTATTTCAAGGTCTAAAAACCATCCCTAGAAGAAGCTTACCAGATTGCCGAGGAGAAGCTGAGTGCACAGATGACGAAGGTGCCAGTAGAAGAGGATGCCTTGACGGGGTAACACTGTCACCACTTCTGCCCAAAAGACTGTAGATGGACGTAGTACGCCCTTCACGTCTAGAACCAAAAACTTCAACTGGCATCACATGGAGAGCTTCATTGGAAAAACTATTGTCTCTACCAAAAGCCTCAATATGGTCTAAAACATTTATTCCATTTATGCCCTCCTCCAGCCTCAGTATTACTCCATCCTCGTCATCCTCgtcatcctcttcttcctccattatttcttcatcaaaatcatcatcatcaatttcatGATCATCTTGATCCGTGTCAGGATGGGGAAGATggtgtacttcatcttcttcaagatcattatgTTCCTCCTCatcgtcttcatcttcatccACTTCATCCCCATCATCCCCAGACAtctcctcatcatcatcttcatcaatatTTTCTTGTCCACAACGGATTTCAAATTGTATTCCCACCGTATCAATTCCATTTTCAAGACCCCTCACATCATCAGAGGTTTCATGCATATAGTCATCCCCATTAGCAGGACCAAAACCTCCATCAAGATCTTGATCATGTTCCATGTCATCTGTAACAGCCTCAGAGCCACCGTAAGGTTGGACAGCATTATACGACCCAATGTTGTCAGCTGGCACAGAATCAGGATTGATTTGAGATGCTGCTTCCACAGACTGAGATACATCACCACCATTATCCATTCTTGCAGATTCAGTAAGATCGGGAATTTTTGTTGAATTATCCTCCTTCTCTATGTTAGAATCAGCAGAATGGATATATTCCTTTGTTACCAACTCCAGAGCTTTAATTAGACCAGTAACAACTTTAGGTGAGTCAGCATGGTCCAGATCCAAAACTTGAAGAGTTTGAGTCAATGACCTAACCAGACCAACATCTATAAAAGTGGCAGAAGCTTCAGCTAAAATGTATGAACCAGTAGGTGAACGAGCACCTAGTACATCATTAAGCAGATCAACAAAAGCTGGTATATTGTTTCCCGGCGGGCTAAAACCATTGCACGAATTAATGAAGTCATTGAATATATAATTGCTCTCTGTTAGAACCCTCCTCCTTGCTTCAGTGGAACGGACACAAGACGCCACCAAAAACTGGCTAGCCCTGGTTGCTAGTTTATGCCTCCAGTCACCATCTATTTTCTTGTCCTTTCTTAAACTCCGAGAATATAGAAGAAACTTGTGAAGAATGTGATGGAATATTCCACCAGCATACACACCAGCAGGACCTTTTTGTTGAGGACACCGGCAACTACTAACTTCAGCATCCTTCCGAAGCAAAATGTGAACAGATGAAGCATACATCAGCATAATCTCCGTCAAAAGCTTTAATATGAATACAATCTTTGCAAGTGATGCAGAAGCTTCATCCCCATTGGCTTGATTATTCTCTTCAGACATAGTGGCAACGGCTTTTCCTTTCCCCTTAATAGCTGCAGCATCAATGTCCATGTCAGTTGACGATGGATCAAGGACATCTGAAACCACATCATCTTTCAGGGGAGGAACAAAAGTACAGACAGAATCTAAAAGAAGCTCAATTACGTTTATAAAGCTCTGTGGAGATTTTCTATGAGCTTTGACACTCTTTAAATTCGTATCATTAGGTTTTCCATGCCCATTCCCAGAAGCAACTGGATTCACATTACTCAAAGCAACTTTCCCATCAGTAGTTTGTTGTTTATCTTTCTCCAGTgatttctccttctccttctctttgtACTTATCTTTGTCATGATCTTTCAGCAAGACAATATAGGGCCTTTCACCGACCATCTCAACTTGGCAAACAGACCAAGCAGCCTGCATAAAGACTACTGGATCCCGTGTAATGACGGAATTTAAATTTGACAGGAAGTTACGTGCAGTGACCCTTCCATTCGTATGTCTATTGGTGGCAGCCACAAAGCTGTGCCTTATCTCAGATTCCATTGCTTGCTGTAGGGTTTGCGGATCTTCAAGAATATGACGGATGATATTAGCAGCCACATTATCAAACCCAGGAAAGAGGCTAATTGTTGGCAAAGAAAGCAGTAAACTCAGTCCCCCAGCATCAAGAAAACTAATAGCAACAGAATGAGTTCTAGTGAGAGTAGAACACAGTTGGAGAACAGCATGCATTGTCTCAGCAGGAAGCTGGTTCCTGATACAACTGCAAGCAATCTCAATAAGTCTCTTCTGCTCATTTATATCAGTATGCTTTGGAACTAATCCCAATGCAGACCGCAACCTGGTTTGCTTATCCTCATCAATGATGAGAGATGTTTGGTGGTTATTAGCAGTGTCCTGCTTCAACTGCTCCACAATTTCAGAGTTCAGTTTTTTATCCACCTGCAACAGCCGGTCAACAGCAAGAAAAGCAGTTGTCACCCACATAGGAACCTGGCATTTCTCCATTCCAACTGATCCAGTACACCATTGCAAAAGTAGATCTGCAGCAACTGCAACCAGACCATTCGTTGTGGCAAGTTCTCGTGACACTTCATCTTCATGAAAAAGTAGAGCAAGAACATGAAAAAGACTAGATACCATGGCACCATTTTCGCTTTCAGAAATCAAAGTACAATCCTTCAGCCGATCAACAAGAAAGGAGATGACATTTGACCTATATTGTCCATCATTTTGGGAGCATATCATCACGAGCAGGTCTCGAACTGGAAAAACAATAGATTCCTTCATCTGCAGGAGCCGAGTACATGTAGATAACAACTCCTCAATGGGAGGAAGTTGCACCATCTCTTCTTCAAGCTGTTGAGTATCTCCATTTGTGCTCACTTCCTTTGTGTCTGATGCGGCATTCCCAAGGGACATGGCAAGTGCACGAGCAAGTTCATCATCTTCTTGAGCATCCTCTGGATGGGAGAACAACCACTCCATTGCCAACTCCACACTATTTGATCCAACTCGCCTGAGAGCTTCCTCTGCACGAGACCTGGAAAAACCCATCTCTACAATTGTTGAAATAGCAGTCTCAT from Juglans microcarpa x Juglans regia isolate MS1-56 chromosome 4S, Jm3101_v1.0, whole genome shotgun sequence carries:
- the LOC121262798 gene encoding E3 ubiquitin-protein ligase UPL2-like isoform X2, which produces MTTIRSSLPSRLRQLLSGEGSLVPSVKLDSETPPKIKLFIDKVIQCPLQDIAIPLSGFRWEYGKGNFHHWRPLFLHFDTYFKTYLSSRNDLLLSDKILEDDSLFPKQAVLQILRVMQTILENCHNKSSFDGLENFKLLLSSTDPEILIATLETLSALVKINPSMLHGGGKLIGCGSVNSSLLSLAQGWGSKEEGLGLYSCVMANERTQEEGLCLFPADLENDCDKSNCRIGSTLYFEMHGVNAQSSKENSNQNTSSLRVIHIPDLHLQEEDDLSLLKQCIEQYNVPTELRFSLLTRIRYAHAFRSRRICRLYSRICLLAFIVLVQSSDAHDELVSFFANEPEYTNELIRIVRSEEAVSGTIRTLAMLALGAQLAAYMSFHERARILSGSSISFAGGNRMILLNVLQRAVLSLKASNDPSSLAFVEALLQFYLLHVVSSSSSGNNIRGSGMVPTFLPFLEDSDPTHMHLVCYAVKTLQKLMDYSSSAVSLFKELGGVELLAQRLQIEVIRVIGLTGALENSMIIGESSRNSDDQLYSQKRLIKVSLKALGSATYAPTNTTRSQHSHDSSLPATLTLIFGNIDKFGGDIYHSAVTVMSEMIHKDPTCFPVLFEVGLPAAFLSSIAAGILPSSKALTCVPNGLGAICLNEKGLEAVKETSALRFLVDIFSSKKYVTPMNDAIVPLANAVEELLRHVSSLRSTGVDTIIEIVNKVASFGDSSCSGSSGKLNESTSMEMDSEDKGNESHCCLVGAVDSASEGINDEQFIQLCIFHLMVLVHRTMENSETCRLFVEKSGIDALMMLLLRPSIAQSSDGMSIALHSTMVFKGFTQNHSTPLAHAFCSSLRDHLKKALTGFGVVSGTFLLDPKMPQDDGIFSALFLVEFLLFLAASKDNRWASALLAEFGHGSKDVLEDIGRVHREVLWQISLLEDAKPEVEDDGAASTSESQQSELATNETQDQRFNSFRQFLDPLLRRRTSGWSIESQFFDLLNTYRDLGRASSSQQRRADSSSNLRFGAGNQVHHSASSDSAGDVSKQRSYHTSCCDMMRSLSFHITHLFQELGKVMLLPSRRRDDILNVSPSSKSVASTVASIALDHMNFGGHVNPSGTEASISTKCRYFGKVIDFIDGFLLDRPDSCNPVLLNCLYGHGVIQSVLTTYEATSQLLFAVNRTPASPMETDDGILKQDEKGVTDTSWIYGPLSSYGKLMDHLVTSSFILTPFTKHLLAQPLTSSIVPFPRDAEIFVKVLQSMVLKAVLPVWTHPHFVDCSNDLITSVISIIRHVYSGIEVKNVSSNTGARLTGPPPNETAISTIVEMGFSRSRAEEALRRVGSNSVELAMEWLFSHPEDAQEDDELARALAMSLGNAASDTKEVSTNGDTQQLEEEMVQLPPIEELLSTCTRLLQMKESIVFPVRDLLVMICSQNDGQYRSNVISFLVDRLKDCTLISESENGAMVSSLFHVLALLFHEDEVSRELATTNGLVAVAADLLLQWCTGSVGMEKCQVPMWVTTAFLAVDRLLQVDKKLNSEIVEQLKQDTANNHQTSLIIDEDKQTRLRSALGLVPKHTDINEQKRLIEIACSCIRNQLPAETMHAVLQLCSTLTRTHSVAISFLDAGGLSLLLSLPTISLFPGFDNVAANIIRHILEDPQTLQQAMESEIRHSFVAATNRHTNGRVTARNFLSNLNSVITRDPVVFMQAAWSVCQVEMVGERPYIVLLKDHDKDKYKEKEKEKSLEKDKQQTTDGKVALSNVNPVASGNGHGKPNDTNLKSVKAHRKSPQSFINVIELLLDSVCTFVPPLKDDVVSDVLDPSSTDMDIDAAAIKGKGKAVATMSEENNQANGDEASASLAKIVFILKLLTEIMLMYASSVHILLRKDAEVSSCRCPQQKGPAGVYAGGIFHHILHKFLLYSRSLRKDKKIDGDWRHKLATRASQFLVASCVRSTEARRRVLTESNYIFNDFINSCNGFSPPGNNIPAFVDLLNDVLGARSPTGSYILAEASATFIDVGLVRSLTQTLQVLDLDHADSPKVVTGLIKALELVTKEYIHSADSNIEKEDNSTKIPDLTESARMDNGGDVSQSVEAASQINPDSVPADNIGSYNAVQPYGGSEAVTDDMEHDQDLDGGFGPANGDDYMHETSDDVRGLENGIDTVGIQFEIRCGQENIDEDDDEEMSGDDGDEVDEDEDDEEEHNDLEEDEVHHLPHPDTDQDDHEIDDDDFDEEIMEEEEDDEDDEDGVILRLEEGINGINVLDHIEAFGRDNSFSNEALHVMPVEVFGSRREGRTTSIYSLLGRSGDSVTPSRHPLLLAPSSSVHSASPRQSENARDMVFPDRNLESTSSRLDSIFRSLRNGRHGHRLNLWVDDNQQSGGSNVGLVPHGLEELLVSQLRRPALEQPSDQNTMAQDPKSKDEVSLLQETEAGARTDISFENNESSSMPPSTLENDSSGNADLRPAASEPLHGTDASSSQLQSVEMQFENNDAAVRDVEAVSQASSGSGATLGESLRSLDVEIGSADGHDDGGERQASADRMPLGDPQAARSRRTNVSFVNSTPVDGRDVSLHSVTEVSEGSSREADQDGPAAEQQLNSDAGPGAIDSAFLDALPEELRAEVLSAQQGQAAPPSNAEPQNSGDIDPEFLAALPPDIRAEVLAQQQAQRLHQSQELEGQPVEMDTVSIIATFPSDLREEVLLTSSDAILANLTPDLVAEANILRERFAHSYSRTLFGMYSRNRRGETPRRGEGIGSSLERAGGSIVRRSIGAKLVEADGAPLVDTDALHAMIRLLRVVQPLYKGQLQRLLLNLCAHHETRSSMVKILMDMLMLDTRKHINNLSAGVPPLVSRRILETLTYLARNHPSVAKILLQFRLPQPAVLETENTDRARGKAVMVVEDDGMDRSDHWKGYISISLLLNLLNQPLYLRSVAHLEQLLNLLEVIINNAESKSVSDKSRASASEQPSGSESVTSDVGISRESGQISSDVAASSKDIDISKLSTTGVRKEFDPQAVLLNLPQAELRLLCSLLAREGLSDNAYTLVAEVMKKLVANAPTHCHLFATELAGAIQNLTSSAVDELHMFGEAVEALLSTTSSGGAAILRVLQALSSLVASVSEKEDDLQIIPEKEYTAALSQLQDINAALEPLWLDLSTCISKIETYSDSAPDLLTSSKMSASKPSGAVTPLPAGSQNILPYIESFFVVCEKLHPMQPGSNDEFSIAVVSEVEDATTYAGQQKTSGHTSKVDEKHLAFVKFSEKHRKLLNAFIRQNPGLLEKSFSLMLKVPRFIDFDNKRAHFRSKIKHQPDHHQSPLRISVRRAYILEDSFNQLRMRSAQDLKGRLTVHFQGEEGIDAGGLTREWYQSLSRVIFDKGALLFTTVGNESTFQPNPNSVYQTEHLSYFKFVGRVVGKALLDGQLLDVHFTRSFYKHILGVKVTYHDIEAIDPDYFKNLKWMLENDISDVLDLTFSIDADEEKLILYERTEVTDYELIPGGRNIKVTGENKHQYVDLVAEHRLTTAIRPQINAFLEGFNELITRELISIFNDKELELLISGLPDIDLDDMRANTEYSGYSPASPVIQWFWEVVQGFSKEDKARLLQFVTGTSKVPLEGFRELQGISGSQKFQIHKAYGSPDHLPSAHTCFNQLDLPEYPSKQNLEERLLLAIHEGSEGFGFG